A portion of the Pedobacter cryoconitis genome contains these proteins:
- a CDS encoding BlaI/MecI/CopY family transcriptional regulator, with protein sequence MEIKDLTKAEEQLMQIIWQIEKGFVKEVMDFLPEPKPAYNTVSTIIRILEVKGFIGHEAFGKSHQYYALVSKEDYKRHATEKLLGGYFENSVESMFSFFVKEEKMDIGDVDEILKMISKLKNKAK encoded by the coding sequence ATGGAAATTAAAGACCTGACCAAAGCCGAAGAACAATTAATGCAGATCATCTGGCAAATCGAGAAAGGATTTGTCAAAGAGGTGATGGATTTCCTGCCAGAACCCAAACCTGCTTACAATACAGTCTCTACCATTATCCGGATATTGGAAGTGAAAGGGTTCATTGGCCATGAAGCCTTTGGAAAATCACACCAATACTATGCACTGGTATCTAAAGAAGACTATAAACGCCATGCCACAGAAAAACTACTTGGAGGCTACTTTGAAAACTCCGTAGAAAGCATGTTCTCCTTTTTTGTAAAGGAAGAGAAGATGGACATCGGTGATGTAGATGAAATTCTTAAAATGATCAGCAAACTTAAAAACAAAGCAAAATGA
- a CDS encoding M56 family metallopeptidase, producing the protein MTWAHYLLQINIYLVIFYAFYRLLLHQETYFVLNRIYLIAAGTLSLIIPFLRPEWFVRQPATQQIKISIDELTMMAQGTVSADHGQYFNLIAFLVWTYLAGALFFLCRLSYQLLTVKKLLHANPKGMAFSFFRKKVIDPTLSELHIIQKHEEIHSRQLHSFDVLFFEFLGALVWFNPIIYAYKTAVKHIHEYLADEEAARFQGDKESYALLLLSQAMGVDQHVLTNSFFNKSMLKNRIIMLNKQPSTKTAILKYGLFLPLFAVTLLFSSAAISKNENLKTVAAEIEAPVSLPEAVLPDFIHSNNQRKIINQTNQWTPLYNYLAKSIKYPVAAYQRKLQGNVQISFTLQNGELKNIGAGTQLGAGCDAEVIRAVSAFEGFKSVDNGKYSFTVAFRLKGATTPLENINIKPLSGYTTLNLITITGESAKNKQIAQTKEEPVYDFVTITTPPSFPGGMENFYKFLGKSVKYPEEAVKNNVEGKVFLSYIVEKDGTLTDIKVVRALGAGTDEEAVRVLKLSPKWIPGYSGKDPVRVKFNLPIGFTLTKEKPKQEDKQKQTGIVAPPANPLYIIDGKNMTGQTDIQNINPNDVESVNVLKGEAAIKQYGEAAKNGVIQITTKKKG; encoded by the coding sequence ATGACCTGGGCCCACTATCTTCTGCAAATAAATATATACCTGGTTATATTTTACGCATTTTACAGATTGCTGCTTCACCAGGAGACCTACTTTGTACTGAACAGGATTTATTTGATTGCTGCGGGTACGCTTTCTTTAATTATTCCATTTTTAAGACCAGAATGGTTTGTCAGACAGCCTGCCACGCAACAAATTAAAATTAGTATAGACGAACTCACCATGATGGCTCAGGGAACAGTATCAGCTGATCATGGCCAGTATTTCAACCTGATCGCTTTCTTGGTATGGACTTATCTTGCCGGTGCTTTATTCTTCCTGTGCAGGTTGAGCTATCAATTGCTTACAGTAAAAAAATTACTGCATGCAAATCCAAAAGGCATGGCCTTTTCATTTTTTCGCAAAAAAGTAATCGATCCCACACTGTCAGAACTACATATAATTCAAAAACATGAAGAAATCCACAGTCGTCAACTGCATAGTTTCGATGTCTTATTCTTCGAGTTTTTAGGAGCATTGGTTTGGTTCAATCCGATTATTTATGCCTACAAAACCGCAGTAAAACATATTCACGAATACCTGGCCGATGAAGAAGCCGCCCGTTTTCAAGGTGACAAAGAAAGTTACGCCCTGCTGCTCTTAAGTCAGGCTATGGGAGTCGACCAGCATGTACTAACCAATAGTTTTTTCAATAAATCAATGCTTAAAAACCGAATTATCATGCTAAACAAACAACCCTCCACAAAAACAGCGATCTTGAAATATGGCTTGTTTTTACCCCTGTTCGCAGTTACTTTACTATTCTCCTCAGCGGCGATCAGTAAAAATGAAAATCTGAAAACTGTTGCTGCAGAAATTGAAGCTCCAGTTTCTCTTCCTGAAGCGGTTTTACCAGATTTCATTCACAGCAATAATCAGCGCAAAATTATCAACCAAACAAATCAATGGACACCGCTTTACAACTATTTGGCAAAAAGCATTAAATACCCTGTTGCAGCCTACCAGCGTAAATTGCAGGGGAATGTACAAATTAGCTTTACACTTCAAAATGGTGAGCTTAAAAACATCGGGGCGGGCACGCAACTGGGCGCAGGGTGCGATGCTGAAGTGATCAGGGCTGTTTCAGCTTTTGAGGGCTTTAAATCGGTAGATAATGGCAAATACAGCTTTACGGTTGCCTTCCGTTTAAAGGGCGCAACTACACCATTAGAGAACATAAATATTAAGCCGTTGAGTGGATATACTACTTTAAATTTAATTACAATCACCGGTGAATCTGCTAAAAATAAACAGATTGCTCAAACTAAAGAAGAGCCAGTTTACGATTTCGTTACGATAACTACTCCACCATCTTTCCCTGGAGGAATGGAAAATTTTTATAAGTTCCTCGGAAAAAGTGTTAAATATCCTGAGGAGGCAGTAAAAAATAATGTCGAAGGTAAAGTGTTCCTCTCTTATATTGTAGAAAAAGACGGGACCCTCACGGATATCAAAGTAGTCAGGGCACTTGGAGCAGGAACTGATGAAGAAGCAGTCAGAGTGCTGAAGTTATCACCGAAATGGATTCCTGGTTATAGCGGTAAAGATCCTGTACGGGTCAAATTTAATCTGCCAATCGGTTTTACTTTAACCAAAGAAAAACCCAAGCAAGAGGATAAGCAAAAGCAAACTGGCATTGTTGCTCCACCTGCAAATCCATTGTATATAATCGACGGCAAAAACATGACCGGCCAAACAGATATACAAAATATCAATCCTAATGACGTTGAGAGTGTAAATGTATTAAAGGGCGAAGCAGCCATCAAACAATACGGCGAGGCAGCGAAGAATGGAGTGATCCAGATTACCACCAAAAAGAAAGGTTAA
- a CDS encoding sensor histidine kinase: MKDKRALIVHSVYWLFLGVIMALMIFFNKEKMTREYILVSICYFSIINISIFYINYTLLIPQLLKKYWIYVISIVALIVVMMFLKTGLALLYRDVMLEHTNPKTGVTTHSDLNLYMISSVFISGFFIISSCLIKFMLDWFSNIRIQRSLETERKDMELQFLKSQLNPHFLFNSLNNIYSLAYQKSDKTADAILKLAEIMRYMIYESNDSWVALRKEIEYVQSYIELQKLRFKNGAAVEMTLNGEIDDQQIIPLILISFVENAFKHGVANDPTDPIRINIIANQKILHFSITNKKSNGNKDEVGGVGLNNVERRLQLLYPERYKLNIVNSATHYTSELMLDI, translated from the coding sequence ATGAAGGATAAAAGAGCGCTGATTGTACATTCTGTTTACTGGTTATTTTTAGGGGTAATTATGGCCCTGATGATATTCTTCAATAAAGAGAAGATGACCAGGGAATACATTTTGGTGAGTATATGTTATTTTTCCATTATCAATATTTCCATATTTTATATTAACTATACGCTTCTTATCCCTCAGTTGCTGAAAAAGTACTGGATTTATGTAATTTCTATTGTGGCCTTGATTGTGGTCATGATGTTTTTAAAAACGGGATTGGCCTTACTTTACCGGGACGTGATGCTGGAACATACAAACCCTAAAACCGGGGTTACCACACACTCCGACCTCAATCTGTATATGATTAGTTCGGTATTCATATCTGGATTCTTTATTATTTCCAGTTGTCTGATCAAATTTATGCTGGACTGGTTTAGCAATATCCGTATTCAGCGCAGTCTTGAAACAGAAAGAAAAGACATGGAATTACAATTCCTTAAATCACAGCTAAACCCGCATTTTCTGTTTAATTCTTTAAATAATATCTATTCACTTGCCTATCAGAAATCGGATAAAACAGCAGATGCCATTTTAAAGCTAGCGGAGATCATGCGTTATATGATCTATGAAAGTAATGATAGCTGGGTTGCTTTGCGTAAGGAAATTGAGTATGTACAAAGTTATATTGAGCTGCAGAAACTAAGGTTTAAAAATGGTGCAGCAGTAGAGATGACCCTGAACGGCGAAATTGATGACCAGCAGATTATTCCATTAATTCTGATTTCCTTCGTGGAAAACGCTTTCAAACACGGCGTGGCCAATGATCCTACAGACCCAATCCGGATCAATATTATTGCGAACCAGAAAATACTGCATTTCAGTATTACGAATAAGAAAAGTAATGGGAATAAGGATGAAGTAGGAGGGGTAGGCCTGAATAACGTAGAGCGCCGTTTACAGTTACTTTATCCTGAGAGGTATAAGTTAAATATCGTAAATTCGGCTACCCATTATACAAGCGAGCTCATGCTTGACATATAA
- a CDS encoding LytR/AlgR family response regulator transcription factor, with amino-acid sequence MILKCIAVDDEPLALDIIEDYISKVPFLELVTRTENAIEALQLVQAGGIDLVFLDIQMPDLTGIQFLKIANNKAKYILTTAYSQYALESYDLNVSDYLLKPIAFDRFYKAVEKVHNQHKNNAETVAVPAPAPVVAPPAVTIQPVQDFIFVKTEHKIQKIELSDILYIEGLKDYISIFTRNERVITLQNMKKMEETLPSAQFIRVHKSYIIALDKIESIERSRIAICGKIIPIGDTYRDEFFKRIENKNI; translated from the coding sequence ATGATACTAAAATGTATAGCTGTAGATGATGAGCCATTAGCGCTTGATATCATTGAGGATTATATCTCAAAAGTGCCCTTTTTAGAGTTGGTGACGAGAACGGAGAATGCCATCGAAGCTCTGCAGCTTGTTCAGGCGGGCGGAATTGACCTGGTATTTCTGGACATTCAGATGCCTGATCTGACAGGGATTCAATTCCTTAAAATTGCCAATAACAAAGCTAAATACATCCTGACTACCGCCTATTCACAATATGCACTGGAAAGTTATGATTTAAATGTATCTGATTATTTGCTGAAACCTATTGCTTTTGACCGTTTTTATAAAGCTGTAGAAAAAGTCCATAACCAGCATAAAAATAATGCAGAAACGGTAGCTGTTCCCGCTCCTGCGCCAGTGGTAGCTCCCCCTGCAGTTACAATTCAGCCTGTTCAGGATTTCATCTTTGTGAAGACCGAGCATAAAATCCAGAAAATTGAACTCAGTGATATTCTTTACATCGAAGGACTGAAAGACTATATCTCCATATTCACCAGGAACGAAAGGGTCATTACCCTTCAGAACATGAAGAAAATGGAAGAGACCCTGCCTTCGGCTCAGTTTATCAGGGTACATAAATCCTATATCATCGCGCTCGACAAAATTGAAAGCATAGAGCGCAGCCGGATAGCGATCTGCGGTAAAATTATCCCTATCGGTGATACCTACCGGGATGAGTTTTTCAAACGGATAGAAAATAAAAACATCTAA